In Pseudoduganella albidiflava, a single window of DNA contains:
- a CDS encoding TIGR03790 family protein: protein MAAAIVHAAPALQPAQLAVVINDDEPNSVELGEYYRTARGIPDANIVHVRIPGKPRKLTAEQFADLKAEIDGKLKPGVQAVLMVWTAPYAVECNGITAAYALGYDAAQCIRTCAPGKASPYFNASALPGRVQPGMRLAMLLPTESVEEGKALIDRGKASGFRVSEAGAYYLVTSEQARNSRARFFPKPGAIPQRKLTIHTLGADALEGKRDIMIYQTGKARVPKLETLQFMPGALADHLTSTGGDLLGGGQMSSLQWLQAGATASYGTVSEPCNFWQKFPNPAVLLRHYANGSTAIEAYWRSVAWPAQGVFIGEPLAAPYRR, encoded by the coding sequence ATGGCCGCCGCCATCGTCCATGCGGCGCCGGCGCTGCAGCCGGCCCAGCTGGCGGTCGTCATCAATGACGACGAGCCGAACAGCGTAGAGCTCGGTGAGTATTACCGCACCGCCCGCGGCATCCCGGACGCGAACATCGTCCATGTCCGCATCCCGGGCAAGCCCCGCAAGCTGACGGCGGAGCAGTTCGCCGACCTCAAGGCGGAGATCGATGGCAAGCTGAAACCGGGTGTGCAGGCCGTGCTGATGGTGTGGACGGCGCCGTATGCCGTCGAATGCAACGGCATCACCGCAGCCTACGCGCTGGGCTACGACGCCGCGCAATGCATCCGCACATGCGCACCCGGAAAAGCCAGCCCGTACTTCAATGCGTCCGCATTGCCGGGCCGGGTCCAGCCAGGCATGCGGCTGGCGATGCTGCTGCCCACCGAGTCCGTCGAGGAAGGCAAGGCCCTCATCGACCGCGGCAAGGCCAGCGGATTCCGTGTTTCGGAGGCGGGCGCCTACTATCTTGTCACCAGCGAGCAGGCACGCAACAGCCGTGCGCGGTTCTTCCCGAAGCCCGGCGCCATTCCGCAACGCAAGCTGACGATCCACACGCTGGGCGCGGATGCGCTGGAAGGCAAGCGCGACATCATGATCTACCAGACCGGCAAGGCGCGGGTACCGAAACTGGAGACCCTCCAGTTCATGCCCGGCGCACTGGCCGACCATTTGACGTCGACTGGCGGCGACCTGCTGGGAGGAGGGCAGATGAGCAGCCTGCAGTGGCTGCAGGCCGGGGCGACGGCGAGCTACGGTACCGTGAGCGAGCCGTGCAATTTCTGGCAAAAATTCCCCAATCCCGCCGTCCTGCTGCGCCACTACGCCAACGGCAGCACGGCGATCGAAGCCTACTGGCGCAGCGTTGCCTGGCCGGCGCAGGGCGTCTTCATCGGCGAACCGCTCGCCGCGCCCTATCGCAGGTAG
- a CDS encoding FxDxF family PEP-CTERM protein, producing MKKLYPLCLAVLLAFGTHAHAAYIDQSRIVDMSTTLTASGSFAFSRTVETAAAALGEEFNGFSDRYTFKLNAASAVTGLMTSVPYDDETGLGITGFNLYQEGVTEAVYYGTLHDPFDQTWLFKGTDMLKAGNYFLEVNGFATATNASYSGTLSVSPVPEPGTLALMLGGLGVLGVALRRRG from the coding sequence ATGAAAAAGCTGTATCCACTGTGCCTGGCCGTCTTGCTGGCATTCGGCACCCACGCCCACGCCGCCTACATCGACCAGAGCCGCATCGTCGACATGTCGACCACGCTGACCGCCAGCGGCTCGTTTGCATTCTCCCGCACCGTTGAAACGGCCGCCGCCGCGCTGGGCGAGGAGTTCAACGGCTTCAGCGATCGCTACACCTTCAAGCTGAACGCCGCATCGGCCGTCACCGGCCTGATGACCTCGGTACCATACGATGACGAGACCGGCCTGGGCATCACCGGCTTCAACCTGTACCAGGAAGGCGTCACCGAAGCCGTGTATTACGGCACGCTGCACGATCCCTTCGACCAGACCTGGCTCTTCAAAGGCACCGATATGCTCAAGGCCGGCAACTACTTCCTGGAAGTGAACGGCTTCGCCACAGCCACGAATGCCAGCTACAGCGGCACGCTCTCGGTATCCCCGGTGCCGGAGCCCGGTACGCTGGCCCTGATGCTGGGCGGCCTGGGCGTGCTGGGCGTTGCGCTGCGCCGCCGCGGCTGA
- a CDS encoding FxDxF family PEP-CTERM protein: MKRTLFVTAALVLMAGAHAANVSSPVETLTVQTGKNSLAFDNNFSNTLAGDTFADRFDFTLGGKASVRFVATSTAAGRNESLDLTGFGIYDALTNLAVAPGKLSFLNADGVFDKWTLSASNLAAGAYYFQVSGTMLAPGGSYAANGTLTVSPVPEPAMPAMLLGGLAVLAFAARRNAK, encoded by the coding sequence ATGAAACGCACTCTTTTCGTTACCGCGGCGCTCGTATTGATGGCCGGCGCGCACGCGGCAAATGTCAGCTCGCCCGTTGAAACGCTGACGGTCCAGACCGGCAAGAATTCTCTGGCATTCGACAATAACTTCAGCAATACGCTGGCAGGCGATACGTTCGCCGACCGCTTCGACTTCACGCTGGGCGGCAAGGCCAGCGTGCGCTTCGTGGCGACGTCGACCGCCGCCGGCCGGAACGAAAGCCTGGACCTGACCGGCTTCGGTATCTACGACGCGTTGACGAACCTGGCCGTGGCACCGGGCAAGCTGTCGTTCCTGAACGCCGATGGCGTGTTCGACAAGTGGACCCTGAGCGCCAGCAACCTGGCCGCCGGCGCTTACTACTTCCAGGTGTCGGGCACGATGCTGGCGCCAGGCGGCTCGTATGCCGCCAATGGCACGCTCACCGTCTCGCCGGTGCCGGAACCGGCCATGCCCGCCATGCTGCTGGGCGGCCTCGCCGTGCTGGCGTTTGCCGCGCGCCGCAACGCCAAGTAA